The nucleotide window CTACAGGCATAGACGTTTGTGAAAATGACAGGAATTAATATGTCTAGCTTACTGTTTATATTTGATTGAAATACTGTTTATATATCCAGTGCCAAAACaatgtaataaaaaaatatgttaTCTCTGATCAAACTTGGAAAATTGGCCTGCTTATCGAATGTCAGCACAAAAGGGAAAAGTGCCACGATAAACAATGATAGCATTAAGCTCTAGCAGTTAGCACCTAACATGTTAGCTTGTTTTGTAACACTCCTACcagctccctcttctccttgACCAGCCacgagctagctaggctaacgccAACTGTAtgaaagagagacatggaggtatTTTATGACCGCTTGAGTCAAAGCATTTCTGACCACACGCATTCTGACTTTCTTGTGCTCCAATTGGAAACATTGCTTGAGCTTGCCCCCTCCAAGAGACAGGATGCGGGTGAGCAACATGGTGTCGGCATCACACAGCCTTCCAGAGCTGTATGGGACTCCACACCATACTAGCCAAACCTGTCCACCTTGGTCCATTAGCCAATTCGGACCAATCAGAGCATACGAACTACAGAGCTAACTTTCATTGGTCATACTACTCTGCAGAAGTTGTTATCTGTCGCCCTCCTGCAGAGTCTTGTCCCATTCAGGTCGCagttcaggggtcaggggtcagatgtCAGATGAGACGAGAGTTCTTGAGGAACTGGATGAGGACCTGGTAGACAAACTTGTACTGGGAGATGGTCTGGACCATCAGCATTCTCTGCTGCCTTAGACCACACAACATGGTGGGGACCTCCACCCTCTGACAGAGAAAcatgggagaaaagagagaaagagagaaacagagaggagaaggtTCCATGAAAGGGAAGTAAAAtttgaaatacagaaaaaaatattGTTACTGGATTACGAGTCGGTAATGAACAGTGAtttaccccctgcccccccaccccaacccctgacctcacccccccccccccccccccacacctcgttGTGCTCCAGACAGCTGATCATGAGCTCAGTGAGGATGACCACGCCGGCGCGCCCCACCCCCGCGCTGCAGTGGACCACCACCGGAGGGTTGAGGGACTTGGAGGTGTCCAGCATGGAGTTGGTGTGCCTCCTCACGGACTGGATCTCCTCCAGGTACGCTGGGgtacggaggggaggggagggaggagggagagagaggggaggttagaggacaGGATAGTCTATCAAGTGTGTGatatcactgacacacacacacacacacacacgtggccaCTCACAGAGGAAGCCCTGGACGTATTCAGGGCAGCCGTGGTCGGGCCAATCCGTGTACTGCAGGTGCCACACCGTCCTCTCCTGGCCCGACAGCAGGTGCTTGACCTTTAACCCCGTGGTGGCGTAGCAGCCCGAGTCCGTGCGGAACTTGGTGGTGACCTTGAACTTCCCATGGGTGGCCGAGTTGTGTTTGGAGCCCAGCTTGGGCCAGTAGCGATGACTCTTAGCCCTGCCACCCTcctgggagagcaggggagaggggggagaagggggagggagaaggagggagggagaaggagggagggagggagggagaaggagggagggaggaggagggaggaggagggagggaggaggagggagggagaaggagggagggagaaggagggagggaggaggagggagggagaagggagggagaaggagggagggagaaggagggagggaggaggagggatggagaaggagggagggagaaggagggagggaggaggagggagggagaagggagggataaggagggagggagagtaaatCAAGGCTGTCTCTATACATTAACTAAACACAGGCATCTACCTACtgtagcatacacacacacacaatgcacatgTCCTTGctcttgatatatatatatatatatatatataatatttccATATCAACAAAGCTATGAATTCAAGAACATTTCTCTGCAGTCTCAGAAAATGTGTTACCCAGAGAGCTGGATGTGAGGGTTACCTCACCACAGCCCAGCTCCAGCATTCTAACCGATACTGAGTTCAGCGTTCTGCCTGCAGCTGAATAACACATCAGAAGACTCATTGTTCAATAATCCTGCTGCATCTTTTGTGTGATGTCTCGATTAAttcatgttctgtgtgtgtgtgtgtgtgtgtgtgagtgagcgtgtgcctgtgtgagcctgtgtgagcctgtgtgagcCTGCGTGTATGCTTcatcgtgtatgtgtgtgcacactttttgtatgtgtgtgtgtgcgtgtgtgtgggtgatgctGTACCTCCTCAGCAGTAACCATGGCGATGACATTGACCCCCTGCTCCCAGACCATCTGCCAGAAGTCCGCGCAGGTGTTGGCTAGTGGACCCTGGGTGGCTATGTAGTGCCACTCCTCCCCACTGATggtcacctggacacacaccaacatcgtCAATAGATGTGGACCAATCAGCAGACGATGACACACTTCTGTGGTACTTGTGCCCTCTTTGTATGTCGCTTAGGAGGAAATTGTCCGCtaaattataaaaatgtaaCAGTACGTATGTATTATCCGTACTACCTTATTTCACCACTGGAGGTCACTGTTTTGATTAGGCAGCACAATACTATACGTCTACGGTACAGTCCCCCATCTCTctatgccacacacacaaacacacacacacacacacacacacacacacagcagtctttTTCATAGTCCAACCATAAACACCTCAGAGAGCCCATACTAAGTTGCTGGAATGCCATGATGTAATGGGAGTAATGGCGCCCACACATGAGCAGCTGAGGGCTAAGGTGTCCTCGTGACTGTAAACACTCTGAGACGTGTGAGGGGAACAAACAACAGCTTTGGTCCTCAGCTGGGACTGTGGGTGATGGGAAATAAGAGGGTTAGGCTTTAATGGGCCCCGATTCAGCCATGACTCAGCACCGAGACACAATGGAGCAAAACACTCCAACACACTGTACGCTGCAGCGTGTGTCCACATGCTAGCGCTCGGGTTCAGTAATACCACACACATCAAAAACTGTTCAGGCTTATTATGAGGTTTTGGGGTTGGACTATAGCAGCATTACAGAAGAACTGTTAGGTTTAGTGTtgcttttgtctttctttctttatttcatccatccatccaatgattcatccatccatccttccttccttcctcccttccttcctcccttcatccttcctcccttcatctttccctccttccctccttctcttcctaacttccttccttcctaccttccttccttcctcccttcatccttcctacctacctccctcccttccttccttccttcctccctaccTTCATGTGAGAGGCGTTGATGTATCCTGTGTTGTTCTCCTTGTTGGGGACCAGCTCCACCCGGTTCTCCTCGTACGGAACCACGTCACGGAACCGGTTCCGCTCGCTGTTGTCAGCCAGCATCGCCGTGGTGACCACACAGTCCGCCCTCTTCTTTGGGATCTGCTCGTACTCTGTGaagaccctctcctcctccatctgcagCTCTAGAGTCTTACactacaagggggggggggggatagccagggaaagggagagacattTTGAAAGGatagtgaggtagagagagggtaagagaggcgGGGTGAAAAGATGGGAGAAGGTAAACATGAAGCAAGGTTCACTCATAGCATCGATTATTATACATATCGTTGTCCCCTAACACAAATGCTAATTTTACCCACAATGCTCTTTGATTTCAAAGCCACCCATAGTCACAGGCACAATGTGCTACAGGTCCACAAAAATgattctctctcttcacattcCCGTCTCAGTAGAGGAATGTGTTTGTTGGGCAAGCCTGGTGCTGACTGAGGGGTATGCTGCCTGACGGAGGAATAGAGGAGggggtctctgtctccctccctccctccatccctctctctctctctctctctctctctctctctctctctcactctctctctctctctctctctctctctctctctctctctctctctcactctctctcacactctctctcgggTCACATTCCTGTCATTCCAGCTGGTCCAGAGGCGATAAGCACCACCGTGCCACACGTTCTTCAACCCACTTGGCCCTAGCCCCCGTTAGCCTAGCAACGACCCGGGACAAAGGCTGGGTTTCACACCTCCAAGGGTAgactgagcaacacagctagctTGGTTAGCTAGAGAACCAGAGAGTTTTTttaagtatttaattttttgggggaaaataCTGAATACTGTATAGtgggcctattagaggtcaccagaagcagtaataagaagattggtgtcgcggcctttgtcaattacgccccaaaactatggaacaaattacccataaatattagggaagcaaacacgctagacatttttaaaagacagcttaaaacctacctttttacttttatcacttgtattattgttttttattgattCTATGtgaagcaccttgagctgcaactcttgtatgaaatgtgctatataaataaagtcttattattattattatttgtttccGCTTTATAGACAGAAAACTTcagggggaaagaaagagggaaagaccaAAATGTCCTGGTTTGATACACGCTCTCCTTGTGGAGCCACCAGGCTTCCCCTCAGACTGAGTGTCAGATCGGATCTAGATACAGATACTGTTTATCAGGCACTGTTTATCTACTCACCAGACACTAGGACCCTGCAGACCACTGCTTTCCCTAAAAGCCTCAACCTAaccccccccaggacagggaAAGTGTAGTAGGATGCCAACATAGACAACACACTACAGCACAAGCCTCTGACTGGGACCACGATGCCACGAAACCAGTGGCACGTCCATGTTGGAAGCAGAAGCCCTGAGCTCATGTGTTACAATAGTACAATATCATTACAGACTAGTATAGAGTATCATTAGATACCAGTGTAGTCTCATAAGAGACCAGTGTACAGTAGCATTTACAGACCAGTGTAGAGTCCGgtagccagggggggggggctgtctctTACCCTCTCGTCTGGGGCAGCCTTGGCGCCTCCGTCCTCCTGGTGGCTCTCCGGTACTCGGGCCACGTAGAGGCCGTTGAGCGCCGCCATCATCAGCGGCCTCTTCACCGAGTCCACAGACAACTTCTGTCTCTCCAGCGTCttcaggaaagaggagaggcccGCCGTCATGGTTACAGTTACCGAGGAGACGCAGCCGTGACCCGTCTCCGCCACTTCCGCTCGTGTGCACGCGGGGGTGGATTTGTTTTGCTTGTTGGCCAAACTCGTCTGATTGGAGCGTCTGAAGAGTGAGCCTGTGATGGTGTGTGGGGTTCCAAAGCCGACAGCCTGAACTGACACTGTCTGAGCTGGTTAAACACTGACCCTGCAGCTCCTCTctactaatctctctctctctctctctctttttttttctccctctacttctctcttcttcctttcttGTTATGAAATCTTCTTCCTCCGTCTTCCTCTcgccctttctccttctcatgCGAGTCAAACTCTGACCCACACTGCCTGTTCCCGCCCCTCCTTCCAGGATTAGCCCCTCCTaatctcacctccacccctccacctctcaatCCCTCCATACCTTCTGGATTGGCCCAACAAACATgctgggggacaggaggggccACCACAGGGACTAAACCATTATAAAACGAGAGGGGGGGTTTGGTTTTATCAAAGGGGGCTGAGTTGGGAACATGCGTATGAAGACTGAATGTGGGGACATAGTACACTAACACTATGCCAGAATCTAAAACGTTTATACTCATTAATCAAATACTAAGAAGTAGTGAGTAGAAGATTAGAACATGGAATATATATCAACACATGCGGTTCAACCAATAACAGATTTCATTTTGTAACTCCAGACCGAGACATTTGGACGAACCCCCCCAAAGAGTAATCCCTGGGATTATTAAGGATTATCTGTGAGGACTGAGGACCTAATGTTACCCTCAGGTGCTGAACCCCAGATTAATAGTTAATCAAGAACCGTGAAAGTACCTAACTAACAAACAAAGCACGCTCAAATGTTTGTTTACACGGAATGTTCACCATGTGTTCTGGTTCAACATTGTGCGCGTTTCAAAAGCAGACACATTGCTTGGTCTGTTTAGTAGATAACCAAGTAACTGCTTGTTAGTGGAGTTGGAACTCAACCCTTACAGAATTGACCCTTCACGCAGGCATACATAAACCAAACGGCCATACACTGAATACACATTTACCCAATGCATAATATGTGAAGCATTATAGCTCTGACTGGACCAGACTTACCCTTTGtgcgatctctctctccactataCTGTCCTCAATGGAGAACATCTCCGATACCGGTCTCTCTTTCACGGGCTCCTTCCTtactctctccttcacactggTCAGGTCGGGTTCTGAGATCGATGGACCCAGAAGTGCCCCATTCATCCCGGTCTGGTCTCCACGGGTCAGAgttccaccacctccccccccacccccacctccgccTTGACCCTGCCCAGCCTTCGGCAACCGGGCCTGGGCTTGGAGAGCATCTGTGGGTCCCTGGCTCTGGGGCCTCTGGTTGTGGTGgtgagtgtggttgtggtgcCGCAAGGGGGCGTTGTTGGAAGCCCTGGGGGGCCCGGGGTACTCCGGAGGGGGCTTATTGGGCAGCTTGGCCAGGGCAGCCTGGAGCTGGGCACTGATACTAATGTCTTCGTTGAGGCCTGGGATCTGGACGTCCAGCTcgggcctctcctcctcctcctcctcctcctcctcctcctcgctctcgcTGCTGTGGATCAGCATGGTGGCGTTGGATAAGGTCTTCTGGTGCTGGTAGGCCACGCCCTGCGACACCACCGGGCCTCCGGGGGCCTCCAGGGCCTTCGGAGAGGGCATCCGAGCGGGCATCACCTTCGACTCCCGGGGCtgagcctggggctggggcatcACCTGTTCCCTCAGCGTGTTCCTCCGAGGGAGGGGGGCGTTCATGCCTTTCAGGACCATGCCCTCCGCCCCGCCGCCCCCGGCTCTCATGCAGCTGACCACCTCCATGCTGTGCCTCTTCCCCAGCGTGGAGCGGTGGTGcttggccacggtgagcagctGGCTGACCTCCTGCAGGGACTGGTGCACCACGGCCGAGCTGTCGGGCTGGAAGGTCTTCACGGACAGCTGCACCATGCGGGTCACCAGCTCGGGGCTGCTGCCCCCGATGCAGCGGTGCCGGTGGCTGGCCAGGTCCGGGGTGCTGGTGGCGGGCCGGAAGGTGGGGTAGGGCGGGGGGGGCCGCGACATGTGGTTGCGCAGCATGTTGGCCGTCGTGGCGGCGTAGCCGGCGGCGTTGGCGCCCTGGTGCTTGGCGTTGGCCAGCTCGGGCGTGCTGACGGTGTGGGAGATGGacacgcctcctcctccgccgcctcctccgcctccaccgCCTCCGCCACCTCCTCCGCTGCAGGCTGACTGGCAGGGGCCCTGCCCGCTACCCGGCGCCCCTCGGTGGTGGGACTGAGACACGGGCTTGCTGTAGCTGACctggggggagtgggagggggttgTGGAGGAACACACGAGGACATGAAGAAAGGGGGTGAAGGATGTTCTTCCAGATCACGTGACCTCATTAGGTCTCACAGACCTTGTGTACATGCGGGTCGAGACACGTTCGGCTGCTGCTTCGTGTCAGGGTTTAAGTgtttgacttgtgtgtgtgtgtgtgtgaccacgtTCGCCCCCCCCGGGGAAGCTGCAGCTGCTCACCTGTGGCGTGTAGGCCCCGGGACCGGGCCCCAGACCTCCGTACGGCCCCCTCTCCCCGATCTCCGGCTGGCTGTACACCAGCGCCTCGGGCTGGCGGTACGCGTACGTGTTGCTGATATTCAGGCTGCGCAGCGATTGGCTGTGGAGGTCGTGGTGGGCGGGCACAACGTGGCGCTTCTGCTGCCGCATGACGGCGTCGTACTCGGGCGTGGGCCTGTAGGACGGGGCGATGATGGCGCTGTGGCGGTGGCTGGGGATGTAGTCGGGCCGCATGAGCTCGCTGCCGGGGAtgctgaggctggaggagatggGCGAGGGCTGGACGAAGGTCTGGGAGTGGTTGAGGGAGCCCAGGCTGGGGCTGCTGTACATGCTGCCGTTGGGGGCCGTGCCGTTCCGgaagccgccgccgccgccgccgaagTCGACGGGACAGCGGTCCAGACTGGTCTCGGACTTGTAATACGGGTCGTCGTGGAATATGCTgtctggaagggagggagggagggagggaaagacagtGAGAAGAagtagaaagggagaggagttgggatggggagaaagggaggttaagaaggcagagagagggagggagggaggtagagaaaagAGCTGTGTATGTTGGGATGTTGTTCACACAAGTACAGGCTTCAAACCCCTCTCAGGCCCATCGTTCCCAGGATAAATGCATCCCAAATCTCGAGCCGTGATTGATATCGCACTCGACACAAACGCGATTGCACGCCCCCACACGGTTTCACATCCAGCATGCCTCTGTCTCgccaccccccgcccctcccaaccctctctctctcgtaagtGTCAGCAATCGTGATTGAAGTGTTTTGGATTACAAGGCACGGACGAGTGGGCGAACGAGGGGAACGAGAGCGGGATCCACAGtcggggaaggaggggagacgaGCGCACGTTTGGAGGGGCTGAAACAAACGAGTCACGCCAGGGCTGCTGGGAAATGCATCGTGTCATTAGTGGAGTTTGACCTATGAGACTTCCTGCCAGGAAGGATGAACAAGGCAGTAAACACACTTGATTTCTATAAGTAACTCACTGGGTACaagaagtgagagagggagcccGAAAGAGAAAGGATtgtttgcgtgtgcgtgtgactgtACAGGGTTTATGTGTGAGTGTCATTGCGTAAGCGTGGATGTGTGGGTccatgatgtgtttgtgtgtgtgtgtgtgtgcgtctgtatgTTTACTCACGGTGTgccagtgattgtgtgtgtgtgtctgtgtgtacgtgtgtgtgtgtgcgttcgttCGTGGCTACCTTGCGAACTCTGTGTGTCCTGGTAGTGGCCCTCGTACTGGGAGTGCATGGGCTGGAGGATGCAGGACTGAGGTCGaggctgtggagagagggagggagggagagagaaagatagggagggagggagagagaggaagagggagaaacagagagagagagagagagagagagaggtattgtGCCACATTTAGCCTTGGTcattgtgtgagggagggagggcatgggggaaaaggagagagagagagaaaagtctcTTTACGGTAAGACCGGAAACACAACGCCCAAGCAGCCCACAGACGCCAACACCAAAGCTATTTCGAGAATAACCCCTTCATTGAATCACTGACTC belongs to Osmerus eperlanus chromosome 8, fOsmEpe2.1, whole genome shotgun sequence and includes:
- the LOC134024674 gene encoding tyrosine-protein phosphatase non-receptor type 14-like, which translates into the protein MPFRLKLRRTRRYNVLSKNYFVTRIRLLDSNVIECTLSVESTGQECLEAVAQRLELRETHYFGLWFQGKAQAQAQRWVELEKPLKKQLDKFGNEPLLFFGVMFYVPSVSRLEQEATRYQYYLQVKKEVLDGRLHCTVEQGIRLAGLAVQADFGDFTQFLSQDFLREYVLFPVKWPNVDEVLEEWTHKVAEEHKSHCRMQPAEAELLYIKEVEKLDGFGQESFAAKDNYTNDIFIGVSFIGVFVKHRNGRSIMLHRWKDIGNIAHNKSAISVEITSKEDTIMFHTEDMEMAKYIARLFTARHKFYKQNKICAEPAHSPAPIRRRPTWTHRLSLPRPQSCILQPMHSQYEGHYQDTQSSQDSIFHDDPYYKSETSLDRCPVDFGGGGGGFRNGTAPNGSMYSSPSLGSLNHSQTFVQPSPISSSLSIPGSELMRPDYIPSHRHSAIIAPSYRPTPEYDAVMRQQKRHVVPAHHDLHSQSLRSLNISNTYAYRQPEALVYSQPEIGERGPYGGLGPGPGAYTPQVSYSKPVSQSHHRGAPGSGQGPCQSACSGGGGGGGGGGGGGGGGGVSISHTVSTPELANAKHQGANAAGYAATTANMLRNHMSRPPPPYPTFRPATSTPDLASHRHRCIGGSSPELVTRMVQLSVKTFQPDSSAVVHQSLQEVSQLLTVAKHHRSTLGKRHSMEVVSCMRAGGGGAEGMVLKGMNAPLPRRNTLREQVMPQPQAQPRESKVMPARMPSPKALEAPGGPVVSQGVAYQHQKTLSNATMLIHSSESEEEEEEEEEEERPELDVQIPGLNEDISISAQLQAALAKLPNKPPPEYPGPPRASNNAPLRHHNHTHHHNQRPQSQGPTDALQAQARLPKAGQGQGGGGGGGGGGGTLTRGDQTGMNGALLGPSISEPDLTSVKERVRKEPVKERPVSEMFSIEDSIVEREIAQRTLERQKLSVDSVKRPLMMAALNGLYVARVPESHQEDGGAKAAPDERCKTLELQMEEERVFTEYEQIPKKRADCVVTTAMLADNSERNRFRDVVPYEENRVELVPNKENNTGYINASHMKVTISGEEWHYIATQGPLANTCADFWQMVWEQGVNVIAMVTAEEEGGRAKSHRYWPKLGSKHNSATHGKFKVTTKFRTDSGCYATTGLKVKHLLSGQERTVWHLQYTDWPDHGCPEYVQGFLSYLEEIQSVRRHTNSMLDTSKSLNPPVVVHCSAGVGRAGVVILTELMISCLEHNERVEVPTMLCGLRQQRMLMVQTISQYKFVYQVLIQFLKNSRLI